Proteins from one Fragaria vesca subsp. vesca linkage group LG6, FraVesHawaii_1.0, whole genome shotgun sequence genomic window:
- the LOC101291070 gene encoding cytochrome P450 94A1-like, whose product MEAIMSLFTHPIFFVFLSMIFYFLVQVIFGKFRRQVYEFSGPPSHPLIGCLVSFYQNRFRLLDWYTELLADSATSTIVVSRLGARRTIVTANPENVEYMLKTNFNNFPKGKPFTEILGDFLGCGIFNVDGELWRTQRKLASHEFTTKSLREHIMNSLEEEVEEGLLPLMESLAMKGEVVDLQELLRRFTFNVICKVFLGVERCSLDPSLPVPELARAFDTASEICAMRGAAPVFIIWKIKRWLGIGSEQKLKAAVAQVHAYVMNIIETRKQKLDDDQSTGNIDQDQDLLTRLIMAGHEDEVTRDMVISFIMAGRDTTSAAMTWLFWLLSRHQTVEEDLVKEIEENQTTMDHEPLDFRLLKACLFESMRLFPPVAWDSKHAKVDDLLPDGTHVRAGDRVTYFPYGMGRMESLWGKDRLEFKPDRWFLEPDKEARSELKKVCPFKLPIFQAGPRVCLGKEMAFAQMKYVMASILRQFEIRPVDSDVPVFVPRLTAHMAGGMKVLVRKRGTD is encoded by the coding sequence ATGGAAGCAATCATGTCACTCTTCACACACCCTATATTCTTTGTCTTCCTCTCAATGATTTTCTATTTCCTGGTGCAAGTGATTTTTGGTAAATTCCGGCGACAAGTCTATGAGTTTTCCGGCCCTCCAAGCCATCCCCTCATTGGGTGCTTAGTCTCATTTTACCAGAACCGCTTCCGGCTACTTGACTGGTACACCGAGCTCCTTGCAGACTCGGCCACCAGCACCATCGTCGTGAGCCGGCTCGGTGCACGACGGACCATAGTCACAGCCAACCCGGAAAATGTAGAGTACATGCTCAAAACCAACTTCAACAACTTCCCAAAAGGTAAACCCTTCACTGAAATCCTTGGAGACTTTCTTGGATGTGGGATATTCAATGTGGACGGCGAGCTTTGGCGCACGCAGCGCAAGTTAGCCAGCCACGAGTTCACCACCAAGTCTCTGCGTGAGCATATCATGAATAGCTTGGAGGAAGAAGTAGAAGAGGGCTTATTGCCATTGATGGAGTCACTAGCTATGAAAGGAGAAGTTGTAGACTTGCAGGAGTTGCTGAGGAGATTCACGTTCAATGTGATTTGTAAGGTGTTTTTGGGGGTTGAGAGGTGCTCTTTGGATCCCTCTTTGCCTGTCCCAGAACTCGCAAGGGCTTTCGACACAGCATCGGAGATCTGTGCAATGCGTGGGGCTGCGCCTGTGTTCATAATTTGGAAGATCAAGAGATGGCTTGGGATTGGTTCGGAGCAGAAACTCAAAGCTGCAGTAGCACAAGTACATGCCTATGTGATGAACATAATAGAGACGAGGAAGCAGAAACTTGATGATGATCAAAGTACTGGGAATATAGATCAGGATCAAGATCTGCTAACTCGGTTGATAATGGCGGGACATGAAGACGAGGTCACAAGGGACATGGTAATAAGCTTTATAATGGCGGGGAGGGACACGACTTCAGCAGCCATGACGTGGCTCTTCTGGTTGCTTTCCCGCCATCAAACTGTAGAGGAAGATTTGGTGAAGGAGATCGAAGAGAATCAAACAACGATGGACCATGAGCCATTGGATTTCAGATTGTTGAAGGCATGCCTTTTCGAATCCATGAGGCTCTTTCCACCTGTGGCTTGGGACTCAAAACATGCCAAAGTCGATGACTTGTTGCCGGACGGAACTCATGTCCGGGCTGGAGATAGAGTGACCTATTTTCCCTACGGGATGGGACGAATGGAGTCGTTGTGGGGGAAGGACCGGCTGGAATTCAAGCCGGACCGGTGGTTTCTCGAACCGGACAAGGAGGCGAGATCGGAGCTGAAGAAGGTATGCCCATTCAAGTTGCCTATCTTTCAAGCAGGTCCAAGGGTTTGTCTTGGGAAGGAGATGGCTTTTGCTCAGATGAAGTATGTGATGGCATCCATTCTCAGACAGTTCGAGATCAGACCGGTCGACTCCGACGTGCCGGTCTTCGTGCCGCGCCTGACGGCACACATGGCCGGCGGGATGAAGGTTCTGGTACGCAAGAGAGGGACTGATTAA